The following proteins are co-located in the Solanum pennellii chromosome 8, SPENNV200 genome:
- the LOC107027469 gene encoding uncharacterized protein LOC107027469, which produces MGLSEAYAAVRSNILMISPLPSIILAYSLLIQDEKQREIFVSSYPVGNHSSYLVTDWNAPPQYIGHGNRSQTPEYKSKKGNPSLIWSYCRKVGHFVDKCYRINGFPNNFKFTKTKREPIAIRRNVVLPFELPCFPSSLSYFAGNAGN; this is translated from the coding sequence ATGGGATTGAGTGAGGCCTATGCTGCTGTAAGAAGCAACATCTTGATGATTTCTCCCTTACCCTCTATTATTCTTGCTTACTCTCTTCTCATTCAAGACGAGAAACAAAGAGAGATATTTGTTTCTTCTTATCCTGTAGGAAATCATTCATCTTATTTGGTGACCGATTGGAATGCACCACCTCAATATATTGGACACGGGAACAGGTCCCAAACACCTGAATACAAGAGTAAGAAGGGTAATCCATCATTGATCTGGTCCTATTGCAGGAAAGTGGGACATTTTGTTGACAAGTGCTACAGAATTAATGGTTTTCCCAATAACTTTAAGTTTACTAAGACCAAAAGGGAACCTATTGCAATCAGGAGAAATGTTGTGCTACCTTTTGAACTTCCTTGCTTTCCTAGTTCTCTTTCTTATTTTGCAGGCAATGCTGGAAATTAG